AGATAAGGATAGCCTTCAGAACGCGGGCGCCCCTCAAGCAAACGCGGTAGTCGCGGCAACAGGCGATGATTCATTAAATTTGATGATTTGCACAATGGCGAAAGAATTTGGTGTACAGACCATAATTGCAATCGTTAGGGATCCTGAGCACATCGAGCTCTTCCAGAAAGTCGGTCCAAATGTGATCGCTGTCAGCCCCGACCTTACCGTTGCAGAGCATCTATACCGAACCCTTCAGCACCCTGCTATCTCGGATTTTCTTATTATAGGGGACAATAAAGCAGAAATCTTTAGTATTATTGTGAACCCTGACTCAGATGCCTCTAATAAAAAAATCGGAGAACTCTATTTACCCGCCGATACAAATGTTTTGGCCATAGTGCGTAAAGGCAAATTAATTACTCCAACGCGTGACACAACCATACAACCCGGAGATAAAGTTACAGTGTTTAGCAAGTATGAAAGTGTGAAACAGGTCGCCAATATCTTCACAAAAAAGGTTTAGTTGTATATCTGGCCTAATATAAAAGTTCAAAAGAAACAATTTTGCCAATGTCAACTCTGCGGCTTCGGTAAGTGATATATTCAATGAGCAGTATAAAAGGAACCTCAATAATTGGTTATTTGGGACTTATGTTTGTCATAAATGGGTTTGTGATATTAATTTCAGGAACAGTTTCTGTCATCTTTAACGAGTTAAACATTGCTTTAGTTTTTATGCTGACCAGTGTTACAGCCATAATTTTAGGCATTGTTCTCTTTAGACGTTACCCCAGAGGCGAAATAGAGCTAAAGGAAGCGATGATTATATCCGCATCGGCTTGGGCGATTTGCCCTTTAATCAGTTCAATCCCATTCATGGCGGCTGCACATATGAGCCCCATTGACAGCTACTTTGAGGCTATGTCGGGCTTAACCGCAACAGGCCTAACAATGCTAGAAAACGTGGAACAATGCTCAAAGGGAATACTCTTCTTTCGAAGCTTGCTCGAATGGGTTGGAGGAGTTGGTGTTGTTGTCCTATTATTAGGGGTCATTATGCGACCTGGAATCGCGGCTGCGACACTTTACATCGCCGAAGCACGGACAGACAAAATTAAGCCAACTGTTACTTCGACGGTGCGAACGATATGGTGGATTTACATCCTATATACGGTAGCAGGGACAATACTTCTGTTTTCGGCCGGTTTACCATTGTTTGATGCCATCAATCATTCAATGACATCATTAGCCACAGGAGGATTTTCAATTAAGAATCAAAGCATTGGCGCGTATAACAATCTATCTGTTGAATCAGTTACCATCTCCCTCATGATTATTGGGAGTATTAGTTTTGTCCTACATTATAAGGTTCTTCACGGCAATCTTAAGGAGTTCGTTAAGAATGCTGAGATCAGATTTATGGTTATAATTTTAATCTTATCCATATTTCTCGTAACGTTGGATTTATATCTCCGCGGCTACGCCGCTTTTCAAGCCCTCCGGTTTTCGGCGTTTCAGTGTGTATCTGCATTGTCAGGTACTGGTTTTAGCACGATAGACTTGACAACGTTAAGTGATTTTTCCAAGGTGATTTTAATTATCTTAATGGTCACGGGCGGAGGATATGGGTCGACATCTGGTGCGATTAAGCTCATTAGAATGGCTATTATTTTCAAATCATTTCAATGGATTATTCGGAAGCTCATTGAACCGAAGGGCGCGATTATACCGATGAAACTGTGCGGTAAAGTGTATGAAGAGCCAGCTATCATGGAAGCGGCACTTTTTGCGATTCTTTATGCCTCATTTCTCTTGGGAGGCTCACTTTTACTAACATTTCTTGGATACCCGTTTACTAGTGCCTTATTTGAAATCGCATCGGCTGAGGGGAATGTTGGGCTCTCAGTTGGTGTTTGCACTCCTGTGATGCCCGTGGCTGGAAAAATTGTCCTGATATTTGAGATGTGGGCTGGACGATTAGAATTTTTGCCTGTTATAGTTCTTGCTGGACTATTTTTTGGTTACTCAAAGAGATGGCCGTAAAACCACATTCTTCAAAAAATCATAAATTGGGAGGTGCTAAAAAGTTTATTCACATTCCCTCAACTACAATCATAGTAAGCGTAGAGCGAACCTTATCTAAACGACGAACATGCCATGTAACAACCTCTTTAAGTTTGTCCATCGATTCCGCTTCGACTTTCGCAATAATGTCGTAAACCCCATAAACAACATAGGCTTCTTTTACGTTTTTCAGTTTCTTAAGCTGATTTAGAACGTCATCTTCTGCACCAATCTCGGCATTTATTAAGACAAATGCAATTGGCATGATTTCCTCAGAGCCCCCTCCTCTTGATTACTTTCACCATAATTGAATGTGTTGGTTTAAGTCTAGTGATAAAACTTTTGATCGAGGTAATCTATTGATTCTAGACAATGCTTCTCAAGCCTTCGAATATGAATACTAACCCTAGAAAGATGATGAAGAATCCACAGATCGCTAGGATACTCTTATAGATTTTTGTACTCATTAACTTCCTCCCCTTATGAATTGATGCGGCAACCAAGGTGTACCAAGATAAGTCTGACATCCAATGAGATAGGGCAAAAATTACAATACCTAACAAGCCTGCGATCTCGATACCCCTAAACGTGAAGTCGTTTCCGATGGTAGCCCACCAAAGAAAGAAGTATGGATTTGAGACGCTGGTTAAAATTCCTGTTATAATTGGACCATGTCTAGCTAATGTTGTATGAGAATCCGAAGCAAGTAATTGTAGTGAAGCTTTCCTAGCAGATTTTATTAGACTATAGCCCATCCATATGAGGAAGCTTCCACCCACTATACCTATCACAACCTTAGCAATAACCGAGCCAATTAGAAAGCTTAACCCAAAATACAATGCAAAAATTATAATAGCTTCCGCCATAGCGTGACCTATAGTAATTAAGGGCCCTGCCAGGTATCCTCTTCTGGCTGATTCCACAACAGTTGCAACGAAGACGGGCCCTGGCACTAAGGCACCGGAGAAGCCAACAATAAATGAAGCTACTGCAAGGAAGATCAGCTGATTTATCGCCATAAAATTACTGTCTTAAATAGAAGAATTTAGGGATTAAGATTTCTAGGCTCAAAACTCACAAATATAGCTTCTGGGCTATTATCAGCTCGTTATAAAAGGAAATGCGTCGAAAGTTATAACTTAGTATAACGCATTTTGACGGACTTTAGATAAGCTTTAGCCTGGATTTACATGGGCTTGAAGATTAAGTTAGTTATCTTTGACGTTGAAGGCGTTCTTCTCAGAGGAGGTTATCTTCTTTTTGAAGCAGCAAAGAAATTAAGCTATTTTAAGTTCTCTCAAATTCTTGGCTTAGGTCTCTTATATCAGGGTCGAATTTTATCGCCGGTAAAAACAGTGAAATTAGTGTTTCGTTTATTAAGGGGTTTCCCGATGGAGGAGTTAATGGATATTTACCGGAGAACACCGCTTTCTCCTGGCGCAAAGGAAGCCATTCAAAGTATTAAAGCAGCTGGATTGAAGGCAGCTTTAGTCAGCTCAGGGCTTCCAGAGTCTGTTGTAAACGACCTTAAGGAGCGACTTGGTGCGGATTATGGATACGGGGTTGTGTCAGAGGTGCGTAATGGGCGCATAACGGGAAACGTCGGTGGACTCGTTATGGAGAAGGATGGTAAAAAAGCTGCTTTGAGAGAAATTTGTGAGTTGGAAAAAATTACACCGTTGGAATGTGCAGCTGTAGGTGACGACCATAGCAACTTGCCACTATTTACAACCTGCGGTTTACGGATTGCGTATAATGCCGACCCAGATATTAAGGCCAGAGCGGATCTGTCTATCTCAGGAGACTTGGCTCAAATAGTTCCACTTATACTTAATAAAATTCATGCCCGCAGTCAACCACAAATGCGGCAAAGAGAGTTCGCTCGGTATTTAATACATTGCCTTGGCTTTACCGTT
The DNA window shown above is from Candidatus Bathyarchaeota archaeon and carries:
- a CDS encoding TrkH family potassium uptake protein, which translates into the protein MSSIKGTSIIGYLGLMFVINGFVILISGTVSVIFNELNIALVFMLTSVTAIILGIVLFRRYPRGEIELKEAMIISASAWAICPLISSIPFMAAAHMSPIDSYFEAMSGLTATGLTMLENVEQCSKGILFFRSLLEWVGGVGVVVLLLGVIMRPGIAAATLYIAEARTDKIKPTVTSTVRTIWWIYILYTVAGTILLFSAGLPLFDAINHSMTSLATGGFSIKNQSIGAYNNLSVESVTISLMIIGSISFVLHYKVLHGNLKEFVKNAEIRFMVIILILSIFLVTLDLYLRGYAAFQALRFSAFQCVSALSGTGFSTIDLTTLSDFSKVILIILMVTGGGYGSTSGAIKLIRMAIIFKSFQWIIRKLIEPKGAIIPMKLCGKVYEEPAIMEAALFAILYASFLLGGSLLLTFLGYPFTSALFEIASAEGNVGLSVGVCTPVMPVAGKIVLIFEMWAGRLEFLPVIVLAGLFFGYSKRWP
- a CDS encoding HAD-IB family phosphatase encodes the protein MKIKLVIFDVEGVLLRGGYLLFEAAKKLSYFKFSQILGLGLLYQGRILSPVKTVKLVFRLLRGFPMEELMDIYRRTPLSPGAKEAIQSIKAAGLKAALVSSGLPESVVNDLKERLGADYGYGVVSEVRNGRITGNVGGLVMEKDGKKAALREICELEKITPLECAAVGDDHSNLPLFTTCGLRIAYNADPDIKARADLSISGDLAQIVPLILNKIHARSQPQMRQREFARYLIHCLGFTVPFISILVGNALVALLILVSSVMYFFSENLRLKGAKFPILTDLTLYTAREGESYRLVVAPLYFAAGIFLTLILFSAPISYVAITILTLGDSTADLFGKLFGRTPYPFNKAKTIEGSLCGLAASFGGALLFTTPVTAIVGALVGMMIEALPLPIDDNLSVPLAVAIALLIVDQVL
- a CDS encoding LysE family transporter is translated as MAINQLIFLAVASFIVGFSGALVPGPVFVATVVESARRGYLAGPLITIGHAMAEAIIIFALYFGLSFLIGSVIAKVVIGIVGGSFLIWMGYSLIKSARKASLQLLASDSHTTLARHGPIITGILTSVSNPYFFLWWATIGNDFTFRGIEIAGLLGIVIFALSHWMSDLSWYTLVAASIHKGRKLMSTKIYKSILAICGFFIIFLGLVFIFEGLRSIV
- a CDS encoding TrkA family potassium uptake protein: MLIVGLSGIGEIFARILVNRGHKVAVLEKDEEKCKKFAAEVDALVIQGDAEDKDSLQNAGAPQANAVVAATGDDSLNLMICTMAKEFGVQTIIAIVRDPEHIELFQKVGPNVIAVSPDLTVAEHLYRTLQHPAISDFLIIGDNKAEIFSIIVNPDSDASNKKIGELYLPADTNVLAIVRKGKLITPTRDTTIQPGDKVTVFSKYESVKQVANIFTKKV
- a CDS encoding Lrp/AsnC ligand binding domain-containing protein, with product MPIAFVLINAEIGAEDDVLNQLKKLKNVKEAYVVYGVYDIIAKVEAESMDKLKEVVTWHVRRLDKVRSTLTMIVVEGM